The Corallococcus caeni region GCGGTGCTCCGCGTCGCCCAGCGTGGCGAGCCGGTCCTCGGCGGGGTGCGCGAAGCGGGCGGCGAGCGCGTCCAGGCGCCGGTGCGCTTCGGTGATGCGCTCGCGCGGGACGCGGCCGGACTCCACCGCCTTCACCAGCGCTTCGATGGCGGTGCGCTGCACGTCCGCCTTGTGGCACACGAGGAACAGGTCCACGCCCGCGAGCGTCCCCTGCACCGCGGCCTCCGCCACGGAGTAGTGGTCCGCGATGGCCTTCATCTCCAGGTCATCGGAGACGAGCACGCCGTCGAAGCCCAGCTCCTTGCGGAGCAGGTCGTGCAGCGCGCGGTGGCTCATGGTCGCCGGGACGCCCTGCTCCAGCGCGTCGAACAGCACGTGCGCGGTCATCAGCGACGCGAGCCCCGCCTTCGCGAAGGCCTGGAACGGCACCAGCTCCACGCGGCGCAGGCGCTCCAGGTCGTGCGGCAGCCGGGGCAGGGTGAGGTGGCTGTCCGTCGTCGTGTCGCCGTGTCCGGGGAAGTGCTTCCCGCAGGACGCCACGCCGCCGGCTTCCAGGCCCTTCGCGAGCGCCACGCCCAGACGGCCCACCTCCACCGGGTCGCGGCTGAAGCTGCGGTCGCCAATCACGGGGTTGGCCGGGTTGGTGTCCACGTCGAGCACGGGCGCGAAGTCCCAGTCGAAGCCCACGGCGCGCAGCTCGTGCGCGAGGAGCCGGCCCACGCGCTCGGCCAGGGCTTCGTCGCCGCGCTGTCCCAGCTCGCGCATGGGGGGCAGGGCGGTGAAGGGCTCACCGCGAAGGCGCGCGACCCGGCCGCCCTCCTGGTCCACGGAGAGGATGAAGGGCCGGCCCGCGCGCGTCTTGATTTCACGGCACAGCGCCGCGGTCTCGGCAGCGGTGCCGACGTTGCGCTTGAAGAGGATGGCGCCGTAGATGCCGTCATCCATCAGCGCCGCGAGGTCGGCGTCGATGCGGGTGCCAGGGAAGCCCACCATGAAGAGGCGGGCGCAGTCGCGGTAGAGGGCGGAAGCAGGGCTCACGGCCGCGCAGTGTGGCAGAGCCCGCCGCCCGTGGGGCACCTCGTGTGTATCCCGAGCGTCGGCTGCCTGTCAGGGCGCGGAGCGGCCAGGGCTACTTCCGGAGCAGCGTGCCCTCGAAGAAGAACGCCAGGCACGCGGCCAGGATGAGCCACGTCCACAGCGGCACGGCGGGCTTGTCCGCGTCCCCCGTGGAGGCCTTCACCGTGTCCTCGCCGAAGTAGGCCGTCAGCGTGTCCTGCGGCACTCGCGTCAAATCGCTCTCCGCCGGATCCAACGTGGCGGCGAAGTCCAGCGCCGCCACGGGCTTCCCCTCCGCGCCCAGCACCGCGTGTACGCCTGGCTCCACCGTGGGTCCCGCCACGAACGAGCCGTCCGGCTGCGCCTTCACCGGCACCTCGCTGCCGTCCGGCGCGCG contains the following coding sequences:
- the nagZ gene encoding beta-N-acetylhexosaminidase, translating into MVGFPGTRIDADLAALMDDGIYGAILFKRNVGTAAETAALCREIKTRAGRPFILSVDQEGGRVARLRGEPFTALPPMRELGQRGDEALAERVGRLLAHELRAVGFDWDFAPVLDVDTNPANPVIGDRSFSRDPVEVGRLGVALAKGLEAGGVASCGKHFPGHGDTTTDSHLTLPRLPHDLERLRRVELVPFQAFAKAGLASLMTAHVLFDALEQGVPATMSHRALHDLLRKELGFDGVLVSDDLEMKAIADHYSVAEAAVQGTLAGVDLFLVCHKADVQRTAIEALVKAVESGRVPRERITEAHRRLDALAARFAHPAEDRLATLGDAEHRSLAEGLASAFTGKDPTEVMLASR